The DNA segment ATTGGTACTTAGTGGTATGGTATGCACTGAATATAATAATATGAATATTAGCTAAAATATGTTTTGACTGTAATGCACTTAGCTGTACTTTTTTGCACGTAAATATTTTATGAGATGTGAATTTACTGtaatgcattgaaataaaaacatactatGAATAACTTCtaacttacattttatttaaattaattcagTGTTAATTACCATGCTGCAGTTAACAATTCAGAACAAAAATGCccactgaaaatgataaaatgaattactttttattcagaaaaaagttttttttttttgcatatcacCAGACTTCATTTgacactgaccgttccaaggcggtgatccactgtgttcctttatttgtttgttttgtccttgtgtgtttgctttgtgtgtggtgtgcgtgtatgtgtttgcgttggtcgtgtgcgcgtccgcgtgctgagTTTACggttggggaggctgcgtttttagaacgtggctttccctgttggatatgcATCATTGTTTTCATTACCTATTGGAAACTACGCCCATTTCATGATACacttttctcattattttcacTATCTAGAATTATTctctattaaacattatactatcaTAGGTTTGTGTGAATTATATGCTTCTGAATATCCCATCCTTTTAATGCCCCAAATTTTATACTCGACAGATATAATTTGACTGCATATGCTCTAACCAATACGCTGATAAACATAAATAGATTACCCtactttttgtaattaaaagcATTTATTCTATTTCGATTTTCGCGCTGAAGATCAGCTCTAAAATCTAAATGTGTGCTTAAGATTGTTCAGTTATGTTGTCAAACATTGAAATGTATGTACAGTTCATTCAGCCAATATGACTAAACACCTTTAACAGAGATATAAGTAGTGTTATTCCACTTTACTGTTTTTTCTTGCATCTGTCGtttgaaatgttctttttcatACATGACTGCTATCCAGTTAAGTTCAGTGTGGAAGTTATTCATTTATTTGAACcttttttatgatattaaataGTCAATAGAATTCTTCTTGTCCATGTGAAACACtccaaacaaaatatgtattgaTGTAGAACTATTTTAATATGTGTATATTTTAACTATGTAGCATATAAGCGTTTAGCAGAATATTCTTTTTTCTATGTCCTTTTTTCAAAACAGTTAACATTGTTTTTCATATCACTTTTCACATATCCTCCAATTTTCAATGAGATTGTATGTGAAGAgcataatgaaataaacaaagatTATAACTTGTGATGTTCATTAACACCTGGATAGAATATCAAGTTGAAATAAGGAATGCCGGGACCATTACAGTCACTAATGATTTCATTTATTTGATGTTTAAAAGGCCTGTCATTTGTGGACACATTCGTTTTATTAATGCTAAAATTTCTTTCAATTGAAATAAAGGTTTGTCAATGCATGTATGAATTACAGCCCAAACTAGATCTGACTTGGACCCCCGAATGTGACCTGAACCGTTGCATGGTCCAAGGTATTGCACATGATACACTGACTCATTGAGGCTTATATTTCCGTATTTCTGCTATAGAAAAGGTTGCAACATGAATGCTGAACAAGGTCGCATACACAAACGTACCGCTCtgtctttttgacaaaatttctgtTTGGACTAAAAATGGAAGAATATTTATCACATGGCAGTCAGTCTCATACTTTTGATACATTATTTGATCGAAGCATACAAACGATaaaggttacaaaatatatatgattaaaatatcaGAACgatttatatattctatatacatTGTACAGTTAATACCATTCATAGAAAACTATTAACAGGTAAGGTATTTTTTTTCCATCGCGTTGTGAAACAATTTACCGTACCTTTGTAGAGCTTTCGAGTGAGCAtaatttaagaacagttaaaaccagttATATCTTATCACCAGAAATATGCTGGTGCTCAGTTTTACATCTGGGTCTGTTGAGGCGATCATGAATTGCCTTGCTGGGGGACACACCGCAGTGGGATAGGCCAGGATTCAAAGGTCCTTCATCTCCGAATGAAAGCGTCTTCACTGTCGGCCATGCGTCCATTTTATGGTTAAACGGAAAGAGAAAATATCGGGCTTTTAAAGTAGGTTTTATAGAAGCTCTAGTGGTTTTTATTCGGAGGTTTTCTGAGTACTTCAGTCCTTGTAAAAATGACCTGGAACATTTTTGCAATGACCGAAATGACTACAGTATCCGCTACGGGGCCGTTTTCGTGTTAATTGTATCGTTATGGTCGATCAGATATGTTTGTGCATCTTTCTCCTGGATGGTAGCAGATTTAAAGATATCTACAACAATGACAATATTATGACGAAAAACATGTTTGTTCCTTTAAAAACGTCTGtcagaaaattgatttttttttcaaaacgagcACATGGTAtaatgttgcttttatgctaacAAAGATATCTctaataattataacattcacCAACAGATACATCTGAAGtcaaaaattgaatttttaaatttttatatccAAGTGTACGTATTTACGGTTTGTCGAAAGtttcaaactgaatttaaatCCCATGCTGGCATTTTGTCAATCTAATGCATTCACTAGGTAAAATTAGTTCGGCCTGATTCCACAGCCTTGGTAGCAAGTTATTCTgggtcagcgaccataaccaatATGTCACAGAAGTCCCGCTTGTCGGTGTTACATACAATCTCCAATCACATTGCTTTGAATCGGCcactaaaaatattttcacaagccAAACATGGCTGAAGCATATGCCAATGGTTTTAGCTGTAATACAATTTTGGCTGTCGCCAGTTAAATCTTTTATGaggatataaatatataattaatatttaggCCTGTATAATAAGTGTCGTGTCATGACCTGTGAATTTCAATTTGCTAACTGCTAAGACAAACATTTGCCCGTTttgttttagctcatctgagcacaaagtgctcgggtgagctattgtgatcgctcaccgttcgacgtccgtccgtccgtccatacttcacttaaacaacatctcctctgaaaccatttagTGGAAGTTGAggaaacttggcctggatattCCTCGGGTGGTCcacttccaaagttgttcaaagaattgaattccacacagaactctggttgtcatggcaaccaaaaggaaaaactttaaaactcttctggTCAAAAAcggcaaggcgtagagcctcgatatatggtatgtgacatcatctaatggtcctctatgaggaatgttcaaattatgacccttgggggaaaagaggcctcgccccggaggtcccaagttttacatagacttacataggaaaaatctttaaaaatcatcttgtctgaaactgcaaggcctaggcttttgatatttagtatgttgcattgcctagtggtcttctactaaaattgttcaaattatgccactgggttgaaaagaggccctgccctgggtgtcctaagttttacatagacttatataggaaataactttaaaaatcttcttgtctgaaagttcatggcgcaagcctttgatatttggtatatagcattggctagtggttctctaccaagattgttcaaattatgcccatggggtgaaaagaggcaccgCCCCGgcggtcacttgtatatgagtttttattggaaaaaaatacttcaaaaaatttctatCATATTTcccagactgtttaattataattacccgatgaccccaagtattaggggtcacttgactgtgaccttgacctatgacccactttcttgttttttttaagatacagctttgaaattggAGGGCATATACAGTTTTTTACActgatcttaacactgactttcagtgatcatgaatgtgatctactgacctactttcttaatattttagcatcagtttgacatttgaaacatgtatctcatattactcaggtgagtgatccagggtcatcatgacccttttgttatcccccgacgaaagtcggagggatagaGTTTTGGCGTTGTTTCCGTCCGTCCGCGCCCGCTAAATgaatggttaagtgactgcataacggtactttctctttgatgtcattcattccgttctgtttatgtgacctttttctttttatgtgactgttagaacaatagagagaacaatgggggtgtcacataaataccgtttcgttagaaccatcgtccttccgtccgtccgtccggagccatatctaggaaatggttgggaatatttatttaaaacttcatatacatgttcaccactatgagttcttgcggcccgtcaagtttcagtcagattgcccaagtaacaccagagttatggcccttagaagtttctagtgttaactatatagggtactataaatatggcaatttctgcatcataacttttgatatatttgacctagaactatgaaacttaaacagaatttagatcaccataatgtggttgtgtacacacaatttcattcggatttgtatgtaaattaagagttattgccctttaattgtataaaaatccacatatttgtacataacaaacttaccatttggtagaatttcattaaatttctttcattcttttccatgaacatttattgtaaacatgtgaagttgtgtacccacacctggtcaccaccttaccttgatcacccccccccccaatcccccgacaactccccccccccccccccaaaaaaaaaatcattccttattttagattattttcaaacaaacttcatacacatgttcaccactatgaggttatgggcccatcaagtttcagacagattgcccaagtaacatcagagttatggcccttaagaatttctagtgttaactatatagggtactatagatctatagatatggcaatttctgcatcataacttttgatatattttacctagaactatgaaactttaacagaatttagagcactataatatggttgtgcacagacaattttgtactgATTTCTtatgtaacttcagagttattgccctttaattgtctaaaaatccacatatttgtacataacaaacttaccatttggcagaatttcattaaatttctttcattcttttctgtgaacatttattataaacatgtgaagttgcgcacccacacctggtcacccaattgccttggtcacacccccccccccccccccccccaccccccccccccccccccccccgacagaatttttttttttcatttcttattttagatttttttcaaaccttccaagttgtaccattcccccacctcacttctccacccagtcatgcccaccactgatcatgcatcctctgccaaccccctcccccccacccccacccacccttttacccttatttttttttttcatttttaattttcaatcaatatttataatcaacatgtgaaattttgtttcctctcccgttcccctgcacccccaccccctaaaaaaataaatatatttatatatctataaatatacatatatatatttccattcctttttttaaatgttcaaaccttcaacatgttaagttgtgactgcacaaaccttgccctcagccatgttcaagatatcttacctgtgttctcttaaggacatcagTCTGTTCTTTTCAGTTCAAATGTatatgttaaacaacaacacctggtgccaaaccactcaaagacaatatttcgttccagttaaacttcaagctcacatttcaattaactgcatttaattttaaaagctaagcttattacagtaagcatatcccattcaaaataaattctttagtcaggatcaaagtatcatacatttattatgtactctttaattaaacatttgttttctgttaaattgattttgactaatgaaattatttgcttcttattaacatccttaactttttgccggatatatctttttgccattcctcaccacataccctttcggcgggggataccaattcatcgaatttgcttgtttttatttgttttaagtcATTCTCGGGAAAGAGACCTGCCAATCGTAGAACTACCAATTGCTAACGATTATAAACTGACTGCTATAtggagtaatatacatgtatgtaaataataaCATGCATACTATGAGTGTAAAGCTTGAAGAAATATGTCAAGTATCCGCATTGGCAAAATTATAAAACATCACAACTAACTGATATTTCTGAATGAATTTATGGACAAGCACACGGTTAAAAATTTCTACTAAGACTGCAATCGTAATTTTCCAATCGATAGGAGAGCGTGAGAAGTCACCTAACGTCATCAACAGGTCGACCATACAGACATTTTATCTGTATCTAGAATAAGAGGGAGAGAGAAAAGTGCATATAAATGAAGAACTGCGGTAAATATGCTTCTTTCGCTTTCATCCTCGATATATTGTTGATGGGGAAGCAAGTAAACTAAAAATGcgtgttttattatatatttatttaacaatatgTCATTACTGATCAACACGTCAGGTCAAAACACGATTAATAGCACAGACTGCCACATCGAGACTTTTCTGAAAATGAGAATGTTGCTGATAGTCGTGTTGGGTCGAAAATGTAAGAATAGTGACGAGAACATCGGCCTGAGATTTTGGAAAGAGTCTGGCTCGCACGTTTGCATTAAACTGCCCGACAACTATCGGTATCATGGCATATGCTATATGGTAATAACATCAGAGAACAGCTGATCGGTTCTTAAGACCGATACGTTATTTCAACAGTTTTCATGAAACCCATTTCTCTCTGCAAAAACGTCCAAGATGACGTCATCAATCCTTCCATCTTTGATTGCGTTAAAAATATCATCAATCCAGTTGTCCATTGGTCCCTGTCCATGGTAGAAGGGTATTCCCAATGTCTGCCGAACGAAGGTATACAGACGACGAGTTCCTGAATAAAAGAAAGATCAAATTCCAAACAGACGACAAATGACAGATGTCATTAATAGCAACCGATGAAACATTTCTGTTTGTAAAATTACAGACAGGGACGCAGTCACAAAAGAATGAAATGGCTTGCTTTTTATGGAATATTTAATACTTCgtagaaattactttttaaatagcTTTGTAACGCGCTAAgctttgttaattttattttattaaattgcGAGAGCTACAACGAAGTCCATCGTAACAGAtctatttttgttgttataattttgttatcaaaacaaaatgtctagaagtaacatttataaatatcatgcattCATACCTTGTCCAAGACTTTCATCAGTGTGACATCTCCCCTCTTTCATTTCGCTGTATACACTTTGCAAACCGTTTGAAAGTCCAGCCTCgagcaatgactttttcccatcAATTTTGACTTCAAgttcttttattatttcattggGACGGAGGACAAATTCGTACCAGTGTGTCTGATGAATGCACTCGGCAATTTCAATGTGCTGTGTACTGAGATGGGACAGTTGCTTCAACGCCATTTTGCGAAGATAACGAAGATCCACGGCTTGGACAAGCATGTTTAGGTGGTTGGCTAACATCATCTGGAGTATCTCCAAAGCATCTTTGGTAAGGCGGCAACTAATCAACGCTAACGAGTTCACTGATTGGTTGTGAAGCTCAGCGCTGACGACGTGATTACTCATTGGGTTAATCACGTGATCTAATTCTGACATGTATGCCGCCATTGCGATATCGGCTCCTTTGAAACCGAAGTCCACGTGAAAGTCGCTCCCAGATAGGTTTGGTGGAAGGTCAAAGTTCAGATTTACATTGACAAGCTCAGAAAATTGTGCAAATAGCAACTTCCCACAAACCCCAAGACTTTGCCGCATCTGGTCTAGAGTAAGTGACAATGTTTCTCCTTGGAAATTGGCACCATTTAGAATAGTTTCTGTACGATGATCAATAATGGGGTTGTCAGAGACTCCTTGTAACTCAATCCGGAACTTTCTGTTCGCATCTTTCAGTGTCTCTACGACTGGACCGAGCCACTGTGCTGCACTGCGCAAACTGTAACGATCTTGTTTTAAACGATGTGTTGAAAGTGTTTCTTTCTTGTTCATATCTAGACGTTGAACAGCTAGTTTACTGTTATGAAGAAGTTCACGCAAATTTTTGGCAACTTCCATCTGGCCGCAGTGAGGCATACAACCTTGTATAACGGGGTGAAAACTTTCTGTAGTTCCATGAAGCGCCTCTACTGCTAGAGCTGTACATGCTTGGGTTAGAAGGCAGGCAATGTTGGCATCGTACAGAACAGGAGCTGACACACCCACTGTGAATGAAGTACCGTTGACAACTGCCAATCCGTCTCTATGCCCCATATTTGCAGGTTTTATTTCAGCAGCCCGAAGTGCTGATAAGCATTTCATTTGCTCGCCTTTGTAATAAACATTCAAGTCTTCCCTTCCGACCAAAGCGGCGGCAACATAGCTCAAAGGAATAAGATCTCCACTGGCGCTAATAGATCCTCGTATTGGAACAGCCGGGACGATATTACAATTTATTAGATCTGTAagcttttgaacaaaatttgctGAGACCCCAGAATAGGCCAAGCTCAGTGAATTCGCTCTAACAGCCATTGCTGCGCGGACAGGACCAGGCGGAAATGTCCTTCCAAATCCAATGTTTAGATGTCGCAGAAGAGAATCTTGAATGTCTGCAGCGTTCTTGGCGCGAACATCCGCTGATCCACCAAATCCAGTATTTAGACCATATATGTATACACTGCTATCATTGTCTACTAAATTCTCTAGAAATTTTGCATTCTTTTCGATCTCTTTCACCGCTGTATCTGTTAGCTTGACCTTAACATTTTCGTCACTGGCAATACGCTTCAGAGCAGCAACATTTAGGTTGTGGCCGTCGAGACTGACAATGTCCGGCACTGCTTGCAGCTCCTTGATGCAGTCAAGTGATTGTCTCAGGTGCGATGCCGCCGACTCCATCACATCTACTGCTAACGTACACCTCCTTCAACtagaatatataaaatgatactgTGATATTAGTCCTTTAAATGTCTTGTTTGTTATTTCCGGGACAAACGGAAACTCGAACCAAAGACATGATAAATCAAATGAATATAAATTAACCCTTTGAAGATCTTGCCGGAAATTTCAGCGAATAACTACGACACATTTAATCGGGTGCTATTTTTACGTACTTAACAAGCTTATTTAGGGACGTCGCCGGTTACACATACGGGCGAGTCCTCCATGTGTAGTGGAAGGATATTGCAATTTACAGAAGACGCTCAAGTTCAGAAGATTTTCCCGATTccttagcgtgccaggtgtaaagcacacATAGGGACTcctatcccaatgttagtaaccGGGGCCCATACTCAACGACACCTGGTTTCAGGCAGTTCTCGAACATTAGCACTGGACCAATGCGTCCGCTCTATGTTTATAGGGGATTGATTTCCTTTAATATGAAAGCTGCTACCTGATAATTTGTAAcgctgaattttatttttaaatctggtAAACATTTAGTAAATGGCTAATCGTGGAAGCAGGCAACATAATATAAATGATGTCATTAACACACTGctgattgttttattattattattttgttacaataaatcaaagagctataaaaataaagtattttatacttctttgaataaatcAATTTCAGTTGTAAATATAAAGCAAGACAGTCATTTGTTCTAGTTAGCAAGAGCTacaattttttgttcaaattttaggaAACTGTTTATATCAAATCTGCCGTTTTTTTACGTTGCCATTGACACTTTGATCAAGTAATGACTTTTTAATACTTGCCTCGTTTTAACCTGATCTAGTGTAGTTTGACGAAAATATGAATGTTAGTTTTCTTTGTAATTTCAGACCAAAATTCCAATTTATATATTACATGTTGcattaccctaaatatatattttgtagacATAACACACCTTAAATTAAAAGTACACATATATCTTCCATGATTTTCTATATCATatatagttatttttattttactaattAAATTGCATAAAATACGTATACAGTTGAACCCGCCTTAACTGTCACCTGTATAAAAcaaccacttgccttaagcagccagtagGCCAACTTCCTAAATCTTAATAGACCAACTTATATCGTTCCCTTAATTGGTTGTTTGTGTATCAATCAATCTATTTGGATCAACTATCCGATAGAAGATGGACTTAATGTTATTTTCCGAACATTTGTATTAGATAATAATCGCATCATAACAGAACCTTaattaatgtacatgtacatttttatttaaaatttgcatGCTAGCATTTTATCGTTCGAGtagaaaaatggggaaaaaatcctggtttttctaaatatttatataatgcacaacgcaaaaaaatcaaaatgacggCAAGACTGTCTAAAGCCATTTACATGTCTCTGCTATGGTCTcgggtttaaaataaaaaaaaatgtccttttAATTACGCTGAAGGGATTCactgacttttaaaaaaaatcgtttaaatgcCTTACAGATGTGTGCTGGCATGCTGGGATTTTTACGAACGATTCTGACGTTCTATGTAGCACGGGTCCAAGACTCCGTGATTCTCTTTCTTAAATTACAGACCGGTACAAAATACACGAtcttgttctgttctgttaaatgCATGGCAATATAATAATTtagcaaaaatgttcaaatatttcaaagattttctttaaaaatgtccTTAGGCTCCTGTTGCAACAAAATTACAAACTCGGTCCAATATTTATTGCCTCTTTTGCAGATGTTATTTCGACATTTCCATTTGTTTTCAGCAAAATTGTTACAATAATTAAACAAAACCAAACGGCTTAGTGTAGTGATAAACAACTTAGctgaaaatagattttaattaGCACAAATTCATAAATTTCCGAGAAAATTATACTTACTTTTATCGCGTCTAAAATAGACCAAATTCTGTACACTTCTGCCGAAAAATCGGTTAGATATTGTAGACTTATTAATTACCCACAATGACTGATTTGTACATTTATTTGCAATAAGCATGACATCCAAGTCAGGCCTATGAAGTTTTAATAACCTTTGACGGCTTTATAGACACTTTTATAAGACTAAGATGTTATACAAGCAGTGTGTTACGAAGTGCATAGTTTTCCCTGCCCACTCAAAAATTCATCAACCAGATCGCTTTTCATTCATTAGCTAGGATCACTGTTCCTTTTTAACTGCACGCACGCTAACAATATACACTTACTTAATGGCCGGCCACTTGTCAAACGTAACTTTAGGTAAAGGAAaaatttatttaccgtcgctttgtaaCAATGAatataagaacagaacagaacagaacagaacataagtttattttttttctaggaaTTGAACCGAAGTTCCTTTTCCAACCAcacaattaataataatatacatcaAGGTCAGATAACAATTACataattaaatacatttacatcacaacaaataaataaataaattcggaGAGTGAAATACAAAACAGACAATGCATTTACATCACATTATTTACAcagttatttcttatttcattcgCTTTTAATACATAAGATGCCAGTTTTGTTAGTGTCTTTTCATTTTCAGAGTTCAACAGTTCTATAAATTTCCACATACTGGGTCTCCTCCAGTAATATTTTGGAATAAGTTCttttcttatattattatattttgggCACTTCATCACAAAATGATATTCGTCCTCTATGTCTCCATTTTCAGCACCACAAATTAAACACAGTCTATCTTCCCTATCGAGTCTATTACGGCCATAACGGCCCGTTTCTATCCTAAGGCTATGTGCAGACACACGCAATTTAGTCAAAGTAAATCGTTTGCATTTTGATAACTGGTTTAAATATCCAGCATAACTAAAGTCTGTTTTGATATATTCATATAGTGACAATGTTCTGTTTGTACTAATATTTTCTAACCAGTCTTGCATAAAACAATCAATTAGTCTTTGCTTAAAAAAAGTGATACTAAACTTTTTATGCACTTCAAATGGATTCTCCCAAACGTATCCGAAACCATTCGAGcacaataaatgtttaacattactTGCCTTCAATATGCAGTTATCAGTATTAACAATTTTGAACCAATACTTTAAAGCACGAACATATCTATTGATTTACAAAGGATATCTACCTAGCTCTCCATAAATACTAGCGTTGCTGGTActtaaggaggaaccacactataactttttttcagagcccacgttattgactggtaccaacaaaaactggaagatatttctgatttagatctgtgtatatttttacgtttaatgcatcagtgacgtttccatgacgtcgcaaacatgaccacttcgcgcacttttgacgtcagatatacgaAGACAAAATCTGtcttgaaattattgtaccggcaatattttttaacgtaaacccataaattatacatgaaatgaaagctgacatgaaactccagacgatgatctaatcggaattgctctacgttttcgcgtaataaaatgagagccaaaaaatgagttttctttttacttaaattttccacaaaaaacagcttcgctcagcattaaaaaaaaatccatccgtaatttttttaccaaaattgaatatgttttacactaatacgtcctgtaaatatgaagtaaaaaacagaaagttttaccgtgccgttttgtggctataagaacttttaaagcatcactacagtaacatttttcgacgctgaaaagAAGATATGGAActtaaggttaggcaaaaaaagtttgtttctggtaacatgctaaacaaatagggtaggtagctaaagtgccgccagttttaatttacacatttacaatcaACTATAATAGATTGTATTTAATGacgatttaatcggaattgctctacgttttcgtttaataaaatgaaagCCAAAAAATGAGTTTCCTTTTCacttaaatttttacaaaaatagcttTGCTCTGCGTTAAAAAAtatccatccgtaatttttttaccaaaatagaatatgatttacactaatacgtcctgtaaatatgtaataaaaaaacagaaagttttaccgtgccgttttgtggctgtaagaactttttaagcatcactacagtaacatttttcgacgctgaaaaaacAAATGACgtgaagatatggcccttaaggttaggcaaaaaagtttgtttctggtaacatactaaaaaaatagggtaggaaGCCAAGATGCTGCCAGTTTTTATTACACAGTTACAATTAACtgtaata comes from the Mercenaria mercenaria strain notata chromosome 9, MADL_Memer_1, whole genome shotgun sequence genome and includes:
- the LOC123547246 gene encoding uncharacterized protein LOC123547246 codes for the protein MESAASHLRQSLDCIKELQAVPDIVSLDGHNLNVAALKRIASDENVKVKLTDTAVKEIEKNAKFLENLVDNDSSVYIYGLNTGFGGSADVRAKNAADIQDSLLRHLNIGFGRTFPPGPVRAAMAVRANSLSLAYSGVSANFVQKLTDLINCNIVPAVPIRGSISASGDLIPLSYVAAALVGREDLNVYYKGEQMKCLSALRAAEIKPANMGHRDGLAVVNGTSFTVGVSAPVLYDANIACLLTQACTALAVEALHGTTESFHPVIQGCMPHCGQMEVAKNLRELLHNSKLAVQRLDMNKKETLSTHRLKQDRYSLRSAAQWLGPVVETLKDANRKFRIELQGVSDNPIIDHRTETILNGANFQGETLSLTLDQMRQSLGVCGKLLFAQFSELVNVNLNFDLPPNLSGSDFHVDFGFKGADIAMAAYMSELDHVINPMSNHVVSAELHNQSVNSLALISCRLTKDALEILQMMLANHLNMLVQAVDLRYLRKMALKQLSHLSTQHIEIAECIHQTHWYEFVLRPNEIIKELEVKIDGKKSLLEAGLSNGLQSVYSEMKEGRCHTDESLGQGTRRLYTFVRQTLGIPFYHGQGPMDNWIDDIFNAIKDGRIDDVILDVFAERNGFHENC